A single Oncorhynchus mykiss isolate Arlee chromosome 22, USDA_OmykA_1.1, whole genome shotgun sequence DNA region contains:
- the il17d gene encoding interleukin-17D precursor yields MFGRVSFVCLLLVLLCDVASVAKVSKKSTRGRKCLDLPEEILEQMFGRLSVGVLSAFHHTLQLAPLERKNLTCPSGGRPVPDRKSRIPVNLLSLSPWAYRISHDPARYPRFIPEAYCLCKGCLIGPFGQESDQYRSTPVYMPSVILRRTGSCVGGRHSYTESYVSVAVGCTCVPLLEKDRDAQSSNQSLEREQTKADELSSNDKNI; encoded by the exons ATGTTTGGTCGAGTATCTTTCGTGTGTTTGCTTCTGGTGCTGTTATGCGATGTGGCATCGGTAGCCAAGGTGTCCAAGAAGTCCACCCGGGGCCGAAAGTGTTTGGACTTACCGGAAGAAATCCTCGAGCAGATGTTTGGGCGGCTTTCGGTGGGCGTCCTGAGTGCGTTCCACCACACTCTGCAGCTTGCACCATTGGAGCGGAAGAATCTCACCTGCCCATCAGGCGGACGCCCTGTCCCCGACAGGAAGTCTCGGATTCCCGTCAACCTTCTCAGCCTGTCTCCCTGGGCATACAG GATCTCCCACGACCCCGCCAGGTATCCCAGGTTCATACCCGAGGCATATTGCTTGTGTAAAGGCTGTCTGATAGGACCGTTTGGTCAGGAGAGCGACCAGTACCGCAGCACCCCCGTGTACATGCCCTCCGTCATCCTGCGACGCACAGGTTCCTGCGTTGGGGGGCGCCACTCATACACAGAGAGCTACGTATCTGTGGCCGTGGGGTGCACCTGTGTTCCCCTGCTGGAGAAGGATAGGGATGCGCAGAGCAGCAACCAGAGcctggagagagaacagacaaaaGCTGACGAGCTCAGCTCCAACGACAAGAACATATAA